TTACCACCAACCTTTCCATTGGGAAAACATTCAGCTCGATGAACCCACAAGAATAGAAGGGGTACGCGGGTAACCATCCGATAACACGCCAGTTTGCTCAAAAGAGCTTAAATTTGgaaatccacaacaaatgcaagatTCCAGAAAACTTTAGTAAGCTTCCTTCATCTTCTACACATCTCTCTTCTATCCCATATGGCGCATAAATACCTCTATTAGAATGCAAATTGTATCTTTGGTTCATTCGGGTTCCATAGACATaacaacacttttttttttctgatcaACACCTTATCAATACAATTTTACTAACATTTTCCATTTAcattcacattcaaacatatcataaatgAACATAACAACACCCTATGAATTTACATGATATAACAACAAAACAAAATATCAGAGACTATAGTTTTCCTTTTCCTCTGTTATCAATGGGTtgatttggttcttgatctaaacgttaacacattcatttaattaattacagCTTTTCAACTTTAACAATTTCGGAATTAGACATGCAAGTTAACTAAATTGAGTTACAaggatcataaaaatataatattcttaCAAAATAGACttcaaattcacttacatgcaaggtcAATTGCTTAAGAATGCTTAAAGTTTTCTTCTTTAGAGAACAATGCTTTCGGTGGAGgaagatgaaattgaaattttctttCCATCCACTACCATCTATATCACCAAACATTATAATTTTCATCCTTCAATGAAAATTAACAAGTGCCTATACCATACATTGACACAACCGACAAAAACATGTAGGAGTGGTTGTTTACCACCTCAAACCATAATCAATTATTATaaacttaattaactaactatTCGCTAATTCTTATGATTTAGTCCATACACATAATTTCTAACCTACTAACCGAATTtatcaattaacaattaataaaacACTATAACAGggttgtaaatattaataaataatatttactgactccaTCATCAGATTCATGGCCTCGGAGCTACTATTTCCGACACTGTtgtaaatcgagctgttacaaacTACATAATTCATTTATGTCGTAGTTTACATTTATGTGGTGTGAATGTGTGATTTAGCTTAGATGAACCTCATTGAGGTGAGTTTGTTAGTTAGAATTAAGTCTATCTCATTGTTAATGTTGCTAATAAGTTAAATCTTGGACGCTGAGTTGTAGAGTTATTTATCGGTTAGGGAAGTAATTTCAAACGAGCTACCTTTTGGTTACCGAACAAGTAATGAGAGATTGATTGTCCGTTGTTGAGTCGGCAACTAGAACTAATTTATTAAAGGCATTAAAGTTATCTTTGCGTCGATGATTGAATTTATGAATCAAATAAAGATTTTACATTTGACTAGAATTTCTTCtcattgattttcttttcttttattttataatctccttttactttattttaattttaaaaccaccttttatttatataaaattatcatagATTCCTATAGATACGATCCCACTTGCAACTATctacttatttatattttcaagtagttttttttatttttgtatatctcGACAGCCTAACATtgaattttctttatatttttatttccttttgagtcctcaaaaatattttagtttttcgAATATCAAAAAATTGAGggaagaaactaaagaaaaagaaaaagctaaaaataaaaaagtgaaaCTTGTGGGCTAATCCATGAAGAAAGAGTTCAAAAGATTTGATCATCTagaaatattttagtttttcaaaCATTGAAGAACAATACTCTCATCACTAAGTACCCTATGAACTCTAACAACACAATAGATTTTACTAACAACTTGCACTCCTAAAGTTCTCTAATTTGAACAAGATATATGTTAAAAACTCTTCGTATTCaaacctatacaagtctcttccttaaatagatttttatttgagACTTGCTAACATCGAAGATCTATAACAATTCCATTAAAATAGCAATACAATAAATtgtttacaatataataataGAGAATAAATCAATAATGGACTCTTGACAGCTAATCACGTATAGTTACAATCCAATCCAAATCTCCATTTTATAAGAGATTGACTTAGGTGACAATTCGATCCGATTTTTAATATGAGATTCCCAAATAATATGACTTTCATTGTTGGACTAAATATCCTTTATATTATCAACACAATCCATTCAATCCATTCAAACTATTCAATAAATTGTCAATATTCAAATTTGTAAACTTTTGCTTAACAATTCCAGTGATAGAGAAGTGGACACTTCCCTAACAACCATACCTACTATTAATGACATTTTCATGTTGTTCCCGCCCATAGAAGATCTTTTTCGGAATTGCCGTTGTCAATATAAAATCTGCTGGTTGATGGTCTGCATGGTTCTATATTTTAACCATGATTCTAtatgaatgataaaataaaaaggaaagcgTAGCTTGTTCTTCTAATTTTGAACATTTATGAATTATAATCAGGAAGAAGGCAACTTCAAGAGTTTGGGACATTTTAGAGTAAAATATTTTAGGAATCTCAAGTACTAGATTTTAAATACTTATGGCCATGTCCAAAAAATAGTTATCCCCTGTTAGGGTTTTATCCATGATGATATTTCTTTCAAATGAACTAATTAACTGTTGGGAATATTATATAGGGTCATATAGTAAAAGTCAACTTGCTTCGGTCTATTGCTCCTAAAGAATTGGTTTCTCCCTGTTGTTTGTGTCCATTTTTGAAGGTGTTGTCATCTATTTTACCCAATCTTTGTTTTTCTCGGGCTCCATTGTGTCTTAAGCAGGATACAAACATTTATTGCCTTCATCTAATACTACATGGAAACATCAGTTTCCCATCATTATACGAAGATGTTGGGTGCCACTGATGTAAAATCTTCTCTCTTGCTTCACTAgaatgtttgaaatttaaaattaaaaaaaattcaactcttcCTCCAAATATTTTGGAGTGAGTAGGAAATAGTGTTAAGTTACTATTTATGCTTATAAGGTTCCTTTAAGAAAATTATGGTTAAGGAAAACTTGCAGATCATTATTACCGTCCATTCCATTACTCAAAGTTCTTTATGAAAGGCTTATATTGtattaatttgaaaattcaaGGGAGTAGATTCtacaaattaacaaatttatgcTTCATGTAGAAATGTAGGGAATCTGGAAGGAGTGGAATGGATTTTCCTTCATATTCCTTATCTTCTATAATTTCCTCTATTATGTAGTCTCCAACTTTTTGTTTTACTGGTTAACCTTTCTGTTTTGCATTAGCATAGagtatttgtattttatttgctAAAATGGGCACAAAAGGTTACCTGTGTACAGGTTAATGACCTTTTCAATTTGTTGTTGCCTCTATTGTTATTGACATTGTCTTGTTGAAATTGCAAGTTAGATTCATTTGATGCTGAAAGCTCATTGAATTACTACCACAGAGATGACCTCAACTTTCTACTCGTTGTGCTAAAATCTTCGTGCCACTATAATGACATGGTAAAAGCTATTAGCAAGCAGTGGGATGAAGCCGTTGGCTCCAATGGTGTGCTAGTAATAACTTCGACTCTTGGAATTCAGCCTGTTCAGAGACACTTAGAAAGGGCCAAATTCCTACTGTTAGTTCATCCTTGCCACCTGTGGCTTCTGCAGAAATATGTGAGATAAAGAATGAAACTGCTGATGCTGGAAAGCCGGAAGAGAAGGAAGTTGCTGAAAATTCCGGTCATCTTGATATTGAGGTTACAGAGTCTGCTAACATGTTGGATTTGGTGGCTGGAACAGAAATCCCATATCTGAGTTCTGAAGGGTCAGCTGAAACAATGCAAATGGGTTCAGACTTCAGTCTTTCATAACTTTCAGAAACAGGGGTCTATTGAGTACTCAAACCAATCTGAGTTTCCAGGGAAACGTGCAACTCTAGAAGACAGTTCTTTACTATCTAACAACTTAGAAGCTTAGCAAGCTAGCATGACAAAGTTAGCATCTCAGAGAACTCCTTGTGTGATAAATGCAAAATGATGCATCACAAATACTGCCTGCGATCAGCTACGTGACTTATTATAGTTTTGCCGAAACTGCCTCATTAGTTGTAGAATGTTAATGCGTAAACCATCAGAAAAGACAAATGAAGACTCCCTAGAATCTGTGGAGATGATAATTGCAAAGCAGATGAAAGTTATTATGAAGAAACCCAACAGATTTCATTGGCCGGACATTCATAATCTATACGTAGATGCTCGCAAAGAAAATTGTGGGTGGTGCTTCTCCTGTTGATATCCAATGGATGATACAGATTACTTGTTTAAAATTACTTCAGGTTCTATTCAGGAAGTTTCAAAAAGTGAGATGGTTGACCTTCAGTCAAAGTGGAATAAGAAGGGCCATATATGTCATATATTTGCCATTGAAAATCGTTTGCATGGGCTTCTGTCAGGTCAATGGCTGAATCCACAATACATGAAGATCTGGCATAAAAGCATTGTCAAGGAATTTGGTATTGCATCTGTTAAACAATTATTGCTAACGGTAAGTACTTTCTATTTATTTCAGgcaaaatttattaagttttatgaaTTTGGTTTTTAGGGCTTCAACGTAGCAGTTTATATGCATCACTCTAATATCTAACTGATCGAAGCTACAACCAGTCTGTTTTAGATGTTGCTGCTGAGTGTAACTCAGCCTCTTTAATATCTTcacactctctctctctcacacacacacacgcGCGCGCGCGCACAATGCTGATTGCTGTGAAATGAAATTTGTTAAAGTCGGTTTGTGTTGGGTTTGTTTTTGACTTTTTGGACAGTTTTCCACTTAGATCAGTGATATTTTGACAGTTTTCCACTTAGATCAGTGATATTTTGAAGTTAAATTAGGTGGGGTTAGGTTGATCAGGTATTTGTGTttctattcttttcctcattATTATGTGAAAGCAAATACTAATCAGGTTCTAATAGTTTGGGTTTTGGGCTAGGATCAAGTTTGaacctttttaagttttttagtGAATTTTGATCGGGTTCAGTCTAGATTCTTAGAAGGTTAGATGGGCTATTTTTGGTTGTTAGGTTTTGCCACCTCAGCTTCTCACCTTAGCTCTTTGAATGGGTTAGTTGATCTAGTTACTAGTCACTTATCAACAATAACCACTTCAAGAATATAACTTTGGCCAGTGATCTAGATTATACTACTTAGAGCTTACTCTCTATCTTTTCTGATATTCTTAATCCCACAATGGGTATACAGTTAGAGGCAACTCTGCATCATCTTGCTCTTTCAACAGACTGGACAAAACATGTGGATTCTGCTGGCACTATGGGTTCAGCTTCTCATATTGTGATTGCTTCAAGTCGTGGATCTGCCAAGCATGCGATTGCAAGAAAAGGGGCAGCTtcaatgatgttgaaagtaacccTACTTCTAATCCTGTTGTAAGACCAGGTATTTGTCGGTGGAAGGGTGGCATGGTTTCTCGTCAGTTGTTCAACTGAAAGGTTTTACCGCGCTCATTGGTTTCCAAGGCTGCTAGGCAAGGTCTGCATTATTCCCTCTTGTCCTTCTAAGCTTTCTTGTTGGATATATAAAAAAGTCAATGATTCtggatttctttgaagtttaaaTTCTGCAGCTGGAGGCAAAAAGATACCCGGCATACTGTATCCTGAGAGTTCAGACTTGGCAAAGAGAAGCAAATCTGTTGCATGGCGAGCTGTTGTTGAGTCATCAACTAGtgtaaaaaaagaataaaaatcagGCTTACTGGTTGTGTTTCCTGGGAAAGATGACAAAATTAAAAGATGGAACGATTGGGATTTGAGGCTGTTAAGAGCTAAAGATATGGAGAAGGTGGCTGGGTTGAAGAGAGAGACAGCATGGTGTTTCTAATCGTTTCTAGTTTCATGATATTGGAGGAAAGTTATAACGGAACTGAACTGTTGTTTCTAAGATTCCGTCTCAAATATGATGTCCATCTTATCCTTATTTTCACAAAACTAATAACCAGGAAGACTGAAAAGGAAAAAGGTGCTTAAAAGATATGTTGTGTTAGTTTTTAGAGCATAATAGTGCTTGGTGTTATTTTTTTGGTCCAGATTCGCTGTTGTTGATAAATCAGTACCCTTTCACAAGATAATGGCATTGACTGAATTCGGGATGGATCGTTCCTTCGGGAATAGAACTTTTTAGTTTACCCAATCTTGTTTCAGCACTAGTAAGAGAAATGATAGAGAACTTCTAAAGTTCGTTTTTTATCTGAACTAGAGATAGTTTTTTGGTTTGAATAGATGTTCAGCTTACTTATTTTCATACTTAGTAGTTCTTTACTATTTTCTTTGAATTAACTATGTTTTTGactttgtttcttttatcaaattggCAGGGAAGCTGTTTGCTGTCAGTATTGCAAGTGGTGCTCTTCTGTACCAAAGTGCCTTTGTCTTGTGCTTAAAGTCTTGATTTGTTGTTACTAAGTTATGCTCTGTGTGCTTGATGGTATTTACTTTCATGAGTCTATCTTCACATGTGGTTTCCTTCACATAATATTTCACATTTCTGATTAGTTTGTTATAATTCCAGGATTTTTTTCGTAAGAGGCATGTTAGAAAATCTGCTGTAGCAATCATTGCTGAGTACACATAGACATGGCACAGATGCCAGGGTGGCAACTTGAATGTCAATGCAAAAAGAGGGGGAAATGTCATCAAAAGAGGAAAGGGTGATACAAAGGGCAAAAGACCAGCacaaaaagtacaaaaaataaaaactgcAACAGAAGTGTAAAAGAGCCAATGAAAAATCACTGGCAGTACGAATGTCACTGAGGGTACGGAAGGATAAAAAGGTTGCTGCTGCTGTGCCACTGCGCCGTTCACCTGGGAAACTAAAATATATTTCTTTGCAAAAGAAAAAGCCTGGTAGGTGCAAGAAAGGCAAAAAGAAACCAAAGAAGAAAGCACCTCAGAAGATAAAGAAAAGTATTTGGAAGAAGAAGAGAACAAGGGCTTACCATAGTTACTGGCTTGATTGTCTTGGGTTGTCGTCTAGTAAGCCAGATGATGAACTGGTGATgcaatttcaaagaaaaatgcTTTTTGCTCTATCTGAACATATGTCTGTCTTCCCTTATCAACCCAGATGTCTTCTTTGTTGTGAATCAGGATATGC
The Gossypium hirsutum isolate 1008001.06 chromosome A07, Gossypium_hirsutum_v2.1, whole genome shotgun sequence genome window above contains:
- the LOC107954305 gene encoding DDT domain-containing protein PTM, yielding MSLRVRKDKKVAAAVPLRRSPGKLKYISLQKKKPGRCKKGKKKPKKKAPQKIKKSIWKKKRTRAYHSYWLDCLGLSSSKPDDELVMQFQRKMLFALSEHMSVFPYQPRCLLCCESGYASNSNSVACEICEEWFHGDAYGLNSENKINIIGFRCHVCRKTTPPICPNMVATRADESQMAEMQTGVTT